TTGGCCAGTTTGTAGCTGCTATTGGTGGCATCCACTAAACGGCGTTGGGCGCTGAGACGTTCACCAATATTGGCACGTGTCGCCAAGGCATCATTAACTTCACGGAAAGCCGACTGAATCGATTTTTCATAATTGGCCAAGGCAATTTGCTGGTCTGTTTCAGAGATCTTGATGTTGGCTTTGCGGGTGCCCCAGTCAAAGATCGGGATATCCAGACTTGGACCGACTGCCCAGACAAAAGAACCGGATTTGAACAAATCAGTCAGGTCACTTGAAGCATAACCCGCAGAACCGGTCAGGCTGATGGTCGGGAAAAGGCGTGCGCGAGCCGCACCAATATTGGCACCCGCTGCACTCAACCGATATTCCGCAGCTTTCACATCCGGACGGTTATTCAGCAAATCACTAGGTAAACCTGCAGCAAGAGCAGTCTGCTGAGTCACACGGTTGAGGCGCTGCTGTGGCAATAAGTTTGCAGGAACAGTTTGACCCACCAGCAGATTCAGCAGGTTTTGTGCCTGAGCCAGTTGTGTTTTGTAGTTGGCCACGTCATTGCGCGCAGTTTCTACTGAAATTTGCGCCTGACGGACCGGCAATTCGCTGTCGATCCCGACATCAAAACGCTTTTTGTTCAGGTTGTAGGATTCCAGTTGGGCTTGCAGGGTTTGCTGGGCCAGTTTCAGATTGGCATTGGCAAAGGAATAGCTCATCCAGGCCTGTGCAACCTGACCGATCAGGCTGATCTGCGTGGCATCCCGTGCACTTTGTGTTGCCAGGTAATTGTCCAGCGCATTGTCTTTCAGACTACGCACGCGTCCCCAGAAATCCAGTTCATAAGCCGTCACACCGAGACCAACATTGTA
This portion of the Acinetobacter sp. GSS19 genome encodes:
- the adeK gene encoding multidrug efflux RND transporter AdeIJK outer membrane channel subunit AdeK, which translates into the protein MQKRGSFLGRGIAVSALALALTACQSMRGPEPAVKADIPASYSNSNGSKQSIAEQGYQDFFADQRLQQVIQLALNNNRDLRTATLNIQRAQQQYQISENNQLPTIGASGSVLRQDTLNTKNPVTNYNVGLGVTAYELDFWGRVRSLKDNALDNYLATQSARDATQISLIGQVAQAWMSYSFANANLKLAQQTLQAQLESYNLNKKRFDVGIDSELPVRQAQISVETARNDVANYKTQLAQAQNLLNLLVGQTVPANLLPQQRLNRVTQQTALAAGLPSDLLNNRPDVKAAEYRLSAAGANIGAARARLFPTISLTGSAGYASSDLTDLFKSGSFVWAVGPSLDIPIFDWGTRKANIKISETDQQIALANYEKSIQSAFREVNDALATRANIGERLSAQRRLVDATNSSYKLANARFRAGIDNYLTVLDAQRAAYAAEQGLLLLEQANLNNQVELYKVLGGGVKASTADQVTRQPSTAELNQNSK